The genomic segment atttaacatttgcaGAAATTCCCCCCGTCTGTACTGCTTATATTAAATCAgtcaatttatttttataaccaCAGAGTTGGGCTTctagaaaataataatgaaaaataaataaaaacaacttctGTTCAGCAGTCAGATCCTTTACTACATGAATCTATACTACCATGCCGAAACATTCTtctattaaaaatattacttttacctttaaaaatataatcaaCCAAAACAGACGTCATTGTATTTATAGTGAAGCAATGGCCCCAGTAAGAAATACGTTATGGTTTATTATAATGTATTTATTGGACTATAattgcataaaaataaataaatgtcaccTGACTCAAGGAGCTATCAGTTGTTAGGTAGCTTAATTtgcaaaaatttgttttttccttaaTTTATTAACTTTAAATACTTATGAATAATTGCTTAAATATCTACACTAAGAAAAATTTCTGTTACAGTAATTTCCTCTTCTAATGTATAGGTCtaaaatatattcagttttttttatataatcacaaatcagtcacctcaaggtgcctTACACTGAAGGTAAAGACTTTActataatacagagaaaacaatcagatgaaaaaaaaaatcccttttaacaggtAGAAACCTCCGACTGAGCTAGGGCCAGTGAGGGACAGCCATCCAtgactgtggaagagagccaaagATGAATGATacctaatgattaaatgcagagtcgTGTATGAGCACAAAGTAAGTGAATAAGaagcactcagtgcatcatgggaatccccaggCAGCCTAAGCCTATTGCAaagtaactaagggaggattcagggtcacctgatccggCCCTATAAGTGTATGCTTTGTCAAAAAGGAAAGCTTAAACTTAATCTTAAGAGTAGAGTGGGGTTTGTCTCCCCAATCCAAACTgagagctggttccacagaagaggaacctgaaagctgaaggtttCTGCCTCCGAGAGAAGGGAGGGGATGTTATGAGCATCAGGTTTTACTGCCGTGCTCTCTATCTCTCTCCCTGGTAACTCACTTCTTCTATGGAAAGGTTAGTCTCTGCAAGtttaacagtttatttatttgaaatccACTTAGGCCCTCAGAATGGTAATAAAAAACGACACCATTGGTTGGTTTTACTATATGATTAGCCATTATATTTAAGGTAGGTCTGTTTCAAATAAGTGTTATGTAAATGGATGTAAAAATACTCTATGCTTCCAGAAAAGTTCAGTGCAAATAGTGTGTGAGGATCTGGGTGGGTGTTTCTACAGATTGTTGATGGGGGAATTTCAGATTAGTCCACATATCTAATGctcatttaatttaatctggAGGAAGCAGGTGTTCATGAGCACCAAGCACTACCATCTTTCACAGTTGCATAGTTTACAATTAGGTCTCTTTACTCCCTttggtttctttcttccttccaCTTGTTGAAATGTTGTCTGAGGCTAAGATGTTTGGGGAGTGAGGGCATAAAAAAGAGCTTTAGCATTCCCAAGGTGTTAAAAGAGAGCTCCTAAAATCTTAATGACACTATTTGTATCTGGTGTTTCTTCTGTTCTCAGATACAGTTTACTAAAGCAGGCAGCTTTCATTCTTTCATGCATTCatctaattttattttcaactcACATCCACCAACACCCACCCACACCCACATAACAAAGACGCACGTACACAAgtatacagacacacacgtgcacagTGATGTTTACACAAGTGTTCTCTTATTTCTACATTTGTCCCCAAATCCAGAGCAGCTCTTTGTAGAAGTGTGAAACAGCACAATGTCCTCCCCTTCAGGGACTGTCCTCATTTCTTGTAACCTTTTCACGGTCTTTGATCTTTTCAATGACAAAGTGAAATTCTCTCCAATCCCAAGCCTTTCTCTGCTGTACCTGCACCTTATAGATGGTCAAGCAAATATTTGGTAACAGCTATAAATATATAAGCAGGCCATGTGTAGCCTAAGTGGACATCCATCTTCATTACCCTTATTTAAAAATGGACAGCAAAAAGCAGCTTGACAGATCTCCAAATAATGAAgggcaaaatgtgtttttgaagcTTTCTGAGTTTATTTAGCTCGGGCAAGCTTTGGAAACTCTCATATTTATTCCACTGAATGAGAGCCAAGGCATGGAATGTGAAAGGAAGCAGGAGTACAGGGAGAGGCAGAGGGAAAGTATGCAAATGCAAAAGAGAAACACCCAAGCCATGAGATGAAAATGATAACCATTGCATCATCACGTTGCCCTGCTGTGAAACTGCTTGGAAAATCTACAATTTCTTAATGTTTTTCACTAAATATTACTGtaagtatgtctgtgtgtgtgtgtgtgtgtgtgtgtgtgtgtgtgtgtgtgtgtgtgtgtgtgtgtgtgtgtgtgtgtgtgtacatgtttagacatctttgtgaggaccaaaaATTGACGTGCCACTAtatttgtggggaccaacagtcacttatggggacaaaatACCTGTCCCCATgattttgaaggcatttttgaggctcaaaattaggctgagggttagggttaggtatttatttttgatggttagggttagggtaagtggctagggaaagcaatatgtcaattagatgtcctcagtaagatatgaaaacgagtgtgtgccaaagaaaaaaatctgggcTAAATAAGTTGATACAGCAGAATAGCTGATAACCTGGGGTTGAATGTTTTCTGCACGTCAGAAGAAACATGAAGTAAATATTGGTTCATTTACTTCTGAGACTTATTGAGATCATATATAGAATAAAATTGATACTTATGTATTGTTTATGTTGTGTATGGCATGGTTGAGCCTAATTGCTGTATGTGTCCTTTAGATTGGGTtttcacataataataataataatggtgttttttttgtttggttttttgcttTGTTAGATATGACAGTTGGTCATTTTGTCTCTTTTCAAAGCTTTTGTAGTAAAATTGTCTGTAAGGTATTTTGGGTGTAGTCACTTTATTTGAGGTGAATGCTATACAGTGGCCCAAACTGTGATGAAACCTTTGTTTAGTTAGTTAATTTATCGGCTTAGTTTAGCATTTAATAAAGGTACTTATAACGGTGTGTTTGCGTGGTAACCCCATTTTCTGTGAAGGTTGACATATCTGACTCCCTTAATTGTAGGCTGTACCCCTTTAAAGTATGCATGTTAAACATTAACAAATGAAGCCAATGCAAATGTTTATCTCAACATAGttcaaaatgacaacatgaaAAAATAGATAAGAGAAGCTGCACTGACTCTTTGAGTAATTCATGATCAGTTTTAGGGGCTATGTCAAAGGACTGTTTGATGCTATCCCAgatttctctcttttgtttGATCTAGTTTTAGCAAAACTGTTGTAGCAAGTGCTGATTCAACCAAAGAGTGGGTTGAATCAGAGTGTGTTTAAAGTTCTGCCTCAGACATACTtgagttaaaaacaaacacacaataatataaatgaatagtttgaaaaaatatgaacattGGTTCTGTCATTTCCCCCCCTTTTCAGTACCTCGGACAGCAACCATTCAAGTGACATCTGGAAACTCCCTACACTGTACATTGAAATTATACAACGCTGTCTGAAgtaataaaaaatgttattatttctATTTCCTTGTCTTTTTCCTGCCATACTGGATAATGATAACATATGAGCTTGCTTGTCAGTCACACACATCCCCTTACTAGAAGTATCCCATATGTGGCCAGTTTTATTGCTACATTAGTGAGagcagtggggaaaaaagtcacATTTCAGATTGCTCTTCCTTCTATCAAACCTATATATAATCAAACCTATCCCAGGACAGTGCTGTGTACTGTACCTGCCCTTTTGACATTCATCATTATTAAGGTCACCTGACCTTGTATCATATGAGCTGAGGTACAAGGGGTAGGATCTGCGTGTCTCTTAATGTCTTATTAATAATTATTCCTGTGGCACTTGCGTCTTTTTAAGCTTTTCAccaaacatttaatttaattttatgctGCTGCTGTTATGTATTCATCACACATCGACCTGACTGAACTGCCTCCtctctttctcatcactttAACACGTACCATTGGGACTAGTGGACCCGGCATTAATTATCTTTCAGATTTCAGACGGGATATCAATCGTTAACCATTTTCCTTGAGCCTAATTTAACTAATATTATCGCCTGCAGAATTAGGTGCAATACTTTACCAGGACACACCCTAATTTATTTCTGGTGCTGGTGCATCTTTTATGATACTTTCGAGTGGAAATGAAGCTGTGATATATTCATGAGCAGCCTATTTGAAAATATCCCATCTGTGGGCAATGACCTTGTTTAAAAGGAGACTGTTTGTACTCGccaagtgtgtgtgagagagtctgtgtgtgtcagcgCGCGTGTCTAGAAGACGGGGAGAGGGGTAGAAGAAGGTGGGCACGCCCAAACGATGTGCTGAGTGACGCCCGTCTGTTGCTTTTTCTGTATATTGGAGCGTCCAACGATTGGAGGAGGAGGGTGAAGTTACCCAGCGCTGGCGCGTCGTGGGCGGGTGGAAGGGCTGTTTATAAACCCAGATCTTTCCTCGTGGGCGGGAAGAGCAACAGTGGGGAGTGAAAGTGAAGCGAGAGAAGAAAGTGAGAGAGACGTAGAGGAGACAAGGCTGTGGTGGCGACGGCTGTGGTTGACCGGGGTCCGCGGAGGGGGCGAGGCGGCCGCCCCTGTATGCGTCTTCAACCGCGCATGGACGACCACCTCAGCCTCCTTCAATCACCCCCGCCAAGCGCAACCAAAACCCGGGGCGACAACCTGGTGAACCACGGATACACCGAGACAGAAGCCGACGTGATGACTGTTGTGGCTTGTGACAACATGCTAGAAGAGTCAGCGGCTCTCCCGGGCCACCACTCTCTGGATCGTTATGAACCGGATCACGAATGCTGCGAGAGGGTGGTCATCAACATCTCAGGGTTACGATTTGAAACGCAGCTAAAGACTCTCTCGCAATTTCCAGAGacgctgctgggtgaccccaaGAAGAGGATGAGGTACTTTGATCCCCTCAGGAATGAATACTTTTTCGATCGGAACAGACCCAGCTTTGATGCCATCCTCTATTACTACCAGTCTGGCGGGCGCATAAGAAGACCTGTGAATGTGCCCATTGACATTTTTTCTGAGGAGATACGCTTCTACGAGCTGGGCGAGGAGGCTATGGAGAAGTTCAGGGAGGATGAGGGTTTCATAAAGGAGGAGGAGCGACCGTTGCCTGAGAATGAATTTCAAAGACAGGTGTGGCTGCTTTTTGAGTACCCAGAGAGCTCTGGTCCCGCCCGGGGAATCGCAATAGTCTCAGTCTTGGTCATTCTCATCTCCATTGTCATTTTCTGCTTAGAGACATTGCCGGAGTTCAGGGACGAGAACAGGGATCCAATCACCATTGCGCCTGTGATAAATGGCACACTCCCCTATTTCATCAGCCCATTCTCGGACCCGTTCTTTGTAGTGGAGACGTTGTGTATAATCTGGTTCTCATTCGAGCTGCTAGTGCGCTTCTTTGCATGCCCGAGTAAGGCCACGTTCTCCAAAAATATTATGAACATTATAGACATTGTGGCCATTGTTCCCTATTTCATTACACTTGGCACAGAGCTGGCAGAAAGACAAGGGAACGGACAGCAGGCCATGTCTTTAGCCATTCTGCGCGTAATTAGGCTTGTTCGGGTGTTTCGTATCTTCAAACTGTCGCGTCACTCTAAGGGGCTTCAGATTTTAGGACAGACTCTAAAGGCCAGTATGCGTGAGCTGGGCCTGCTCATCTTCTTCTTATTCATCGGTGTCATCCTCTTCTCCAGTGCTGTCTACTTTGCTGAGGCAGACGACCCAGAATCGGGTTTCAACAGCATCCCGGACGCATTCTGGTGGGCTGTTGTCACCATGACCACAGTGGGCTACGGGGACATGCACCCCGTGACAATTGGGGGAAAGATTGTGGGGTCTTTGTGCGCAATTGCTGGCGTGCTGACTATTGCCCTGCCTGTACCTGTCATCGTCTCCAATTTTAATTATTTCTACCACAGAGAAACGGAGGGCGAGGAGCAGGCACAGTACTTGCACGTGGGCAGCTGTCAGCCTTTAGCAGACACCGAGGAGCTGAGGAAGACTCgctcttcttcttcactcagcAAGAGCGAGTACATGGTGATAGAAGAGCACGGGATAAACAGCACGTTCAAACAGCAGCCCAACTTCCCCACTACCGCTCAGAACAACTCGCAGAATTGTGTGAATATAAACAAAAAGATTTTCACCGACGTGTAGCCATTATTTTAGAGCCATAACCCTGAACACAGGAAGTGGTGACGAATCAACACACAGCTGGTTCTGCCGTTGCGCACCAGCGTGTGGAAGCAGCGGTAgatcagaaagaaagaaagaagaaaaaaaaaacagaaaaaagaaaaaagaagcgaAAGAACAGAACCTGTATGTTCAGAGATGCTGCTTTGCTGTCCATTCAAAGAATCGGGATTTTTCATTTCAGTGGTATGAATTCATAATTCTGTGTGGTTCCATTCGCGCTTGTAAGAAGATGAAGAGCTCCTTATAAAGTATTAGATCTACCATTCTTCTCTGAGTGAGGGGGGTTGACCTGTTGTGACTCGGGCAATAGTGAGTATATTTTTCACAACAGGTAGACATAGAAGCTTTATAACTGTGACAGATGTGCACAAATGTATAATACTTGAAGGGCACTCACATTGTATTAACATGCGTTATGGGTCGTGATCCGTCAATCATCGGCTATGTATAATATCCAGaatcatttaaatatgtttgtgtgtgcgtgtttaaaCACATGTGAAGTCTGAAAAACACAGTTCAGCATATAATATCTCAATTAGACCGTTTTGTGCTATGCCTTTATTGTGCGTTAAAGTCTAGTCCAAATGCtattctctttaaaaaaaaaatatatatatatatatatatatataagaattCCCAACAATTTCTTTGTATGCATTCTACTGGTTGGCTTTTAATGGTTAAACGGCGACATGTAAACACAGGGGCCAGCCGACTCCAGTTCTCATTATCGATGCAAGACACACGTGCAGCGAAGAAACACTGAGCTTTTTTTTGCGCACACAAACAGTGATCAAAGATGGAGCGTGTCTCTTTTCGGATGCCTCGAATATAGCCCACTGTGATGGAGTCTCCATGGCGACGGTCGTTACCTcggtaacccccccccccccccccccccagtcacCGTTACCATGGCACCCTTGTTTCCACAGTAACTTCCCAGATTGCTTGGAAGCAATATTGAAGATTTTCATCTTAATGGGTTGTCTTCGGTCTGTAAGAAGGATGTTGGGGCACCGTGCTTCGCTGCATAAAAAATAGAAGCCCAAACACACCCACTAACACTAATCTGCAAACTCCCCCAGTGACCAGAACaatgacacaaaaacaaatcccaCCAAGGAGGTTGTTAATTACAACAGtcctacaaaacagcacaggcTCGACACAGATAGCTCCAAAGCTGTCTGTCAAGAGAGGCCGAAGAAGAGACATGTGAGGAAATTGTGAATGGACTGGGAGCACATTGTCTGGCTGCCCTGAGTGCGCTACTGTCGGCGTTCAGCAGAGGCTGCtgttctcccactgaaaaaacTGGTAAGTTCTAAGCACTGTGGTGCTCGTCTCATTCTGAACGATCACTTTGGCGTAAGTTATAACATAAGACCCGTGCTTTTGTTGTTTGGAGATTTACACGGGTAATTTACTGAATGGAAAGTTCAGGCAGGTCATTTCAATCTAACAAGTTATCATCACGAGACGCACTGACGCTAAATTAACCTGCACTCAGGTTAAAGGGCAGTCAGTTATCTACAAATCCATTTTATATAGTTATTGTAACGGCATATTGTAAGGTTTTTGACTTTCGTCCTTCATCGAACAGTGTAGTGATGTCTCACCATTTGCATGCATgtatatgtttttaatgtttagaTCCACGTCAGTCTTTGTGTAGGATTTGTGATCCTCATGTGTTTCACCTTCAGCTGACGCTGTCTAAGAAATGGGTAAGAGCACCGACAACGTGCTCATACAGGTTGTGTATGAgtgctgccccctggtggccgTAATCTACTAATTGAACAGGTGCCCTGCTTTGTGACCTCTATCATTTCTCATGGATATCACGGGGACCCAAAAGGGGATGTGATAttagaaagcaaaagaaaaaaaaagaaggcttGTACTTGTAATAACTGAATACAttctaattatttaaaaattaagaAATTGAATCTGTAATGgggtttttctgttgtttgcttGGTCTTAAAAGTCTTAAAATACTCGTGCGTTTTCATGTAACACAGTCCTATCTTTGATACCGTTGCACTGATGATCCTCCAGATTTATGTCTGTTTTCGCCCAGTGTCCTCCCTGACTCTGGTCACTTAACTgaaagcagagacgagagtgAGGCAGATATAAAACTTTCGAAAGCCAGGACAAGGGAAATATAATTATTCttaaactattgactacacaaTTAAATGTTTGATTACACAAAATTACATCTTTTGTGTACCTTTCCAGTTAGGGATTAGCGATAATCATGGTAGTTTCATTTGGAGGGATACCCTAAAAGGCAAAGTGGGAGGTGCCTCAGATAAAACCTTTTCATTGATTGATTATAAGTTTTCAATTTGATCCCtggcatttttatattttttcaatGGTGAGCTCCATATTGATCATCAGCTGAAAGCCTGCTCATTTCTCATGTTACATAAAATCTCTAGCAAAGGAAAACACTAATAGATCAGAAAGTGAATAAGCAGAAATGGGAGCCACTTGTTATTCACCTAACTGGATTGGCCAGTCTGGAAGCCTTTATTTCCCGGGCCTCTAATAATCCACACGATAGCTTGTTAGAGACATTGTACACTGCAGTGCACTCATCCTTTCAGTTTTTGTTCACTAATTTCAAGTCAACTCAGGTCACTTGAGAGTTACAATCATGTCTGTCAGACTTTAATTTCCTGTCCTTAACGCTCTCCTCACTAAGACGTTATTCAGAGTTACACAGTTCTTTGCCCGACTGTTAATGAGACAAAAGAAGGAAGAGAAGTAGCTTTGCTTTTGCAGAGACCACAAAACTCTAAAAGTTTTGCTTTTCCTTCCCCCAtcttgtctttttctctcttagGTGAACTCTTTCTCTGCTCAGACCTCCCGGAACCCCCAACGAAACCAGTTAGACTGCCTCCCATTTAGGTAAACAAACTAAATTGATTTGATACAGGTGCTAATTACTTAGAAAAGCTGAGTCATTTTGAAGGCATTTAGATTAGCCATTAACCTGCAGTGACCTTATTTTTCCATTTAGGGGTGATGTGACTCCGGTCTTCCTGTTGGGCCAGATTGGCCAAGTTAGCAATTGAGACAGAAATCTCTCTGGATTAATTCTTCCCACCCTGCCTTCTTGCTCATGGTTGGTGCCCTTGAACCTGAATTAACAAGTTGTGCCTATTAATCACCCTGCCACGCCCCTCCAACGAACCACAGCTCATTCCAAAAtgcaacaaaatgcagttttgacAAGCTTATAATGGACACTCAACATCCAGTTTTGTAGCTGCAGTTTTATAGCTGCTTCTGCGCTGGGGCTAAAGCACTGTGAACCATCGCAGGATCAGAAGTTGTTGAGACAGTGACAGAATTCAGCTGCAATGGACTCTGACTTTTTTGCCACATGCTTTCTATATAAAATTCAAAAGGATAGATGCAGAAAACAAGAGAGCAATTTTGCAAAGCACTTTTGCTTTACTGGAATATACAAGGATTTTTGCATTCTGTATTCACCTTTCTGGGAAGAGATGTTCATCATGGACAACAGCTGACCAGCATTAAGACAGAAGTGGCAAAAACCAAGGCCATCCACAATTTACTGCTATAAAACTGTGATACAAATTCAAGGACTGTTAGTCATTTGCCTTTGTTAGTTCTGTGTGCTTTGTATTTGTAATATGTGAGACAAACGCGTATGTATATGTGCTGGTCGCTGCTATTCCATTGACATATACTGTACGTGGAGGAAAATACAAAGGCATTtatgcagacacaaacacagacacatgcagcaCATACACATGCCTTTGGATGGTTTTCTCCTTCCCAGAGTGCACTCTTGATTTATGGGAAAGGGCAAAATGTTGTCATGGGATGGCTTGTTTgttctgtgttatttttgtgctgTCTTAAACATGACCCATGTAAAGAGAGTCTGAAAGTAGCCAAATTGTAAAGGAAAAGACACTCATTTACAGTTGCAAGGCAAAGTTTTAGTGCCACTTACTGATATATAATGTTGGATCATTTTCCTCAATAAATCAGTGAACAAGTTTTAtactttttgttcatttgtttaatTGGGTTGGTCTGTTTAACTAGCTTTTAGGTAGAAATATAGACACTCTCAAAAGATTCAGAAAACTTTCCTGCAGCTATGTCCAGAGGGATGTCTGGATTCAGTACATTTCCAAAGTACATTTCCACTTTTAAGTTAACTAGAAGGGAGACTAACAACCTGTGTTTAGTATTCTTCTGCCTTTCTCTCACTCTAATTTGTTCAATAAAAGAAACCTATTAAATTTGCAGTTAAGCGTTAATAGAAtgaaaatacatgaaatgtTTTATAGCTGGGCACAGAATTAGTGACTGCCTTACCTGTACAACATATTATGCAATTAAGTACATGACATAAAATGGTGATATGGTTTAATCCTTCAGTACCGCAATATTCAATCATTTCATGAGTTTTTCTGGATGCTACTGTGTGCAAAAATGCTGTTGGCACACAGGATGTGCCACTGTTTAACAAGTGTTTCCCGTGAAGAGCGTTGCAACGTGACAGTCTTTTAATAGTGAAAAACAGTGCTGGCCCAGAGTCCTTTGGTTACAGGAAAACACACTAACACAACAGAAGAAAGAACAAAGAGAGCTCTCTGTAGCAGCAGGACCAGACAGGAAGCTTATGACGGAGTACTCCATCAATGAACTAGAAGggcaatattaaaaataaaagagacgTCTCTCTGACAGATTTAGAAAGAAACATTTGGCGATTCCTAAATTTAATTCTACGTCACACCGGCAGACATTTGGATGCCCCCTGAATTGTCTGGTTGCACCTTAAAGAGAACTGAGCTGTGTTAGAGCACA from the Pelmatolapia mariae isolate MD_Pm_ZW linkage group LG20, Pm_UMD_F_2, whole genome shotgun sequence genome contains:
- the LOC134618903 gene encoding potassium voltage-gated channel subfamily A member 3; this encodes MRLQPRMDDHLSLLQSPPPSATKTRGDNLVNHGYTETEADVMTVVACDNMLEESAALPGHHSLDRYEPDHECCERVVINISGLRFETQLKTLSQFPETLLGDPKKRMRYFDPLRNEYFFDRNRPSFDAILYYYQSGGRIRRPVNVPIDIFSEEIRFYELGEEAMEKFREDEGFIKEEERPLPENEFQRQVWLLFEYPESSGPARGIAIVSVLVILISIVIFCLETLPEFRDENRDPITIAPVINGTLPYFISPFSDPFFVVETLCIIWFSFELLVRFFACPSKATFSKNIMNIIDIVAIVPYFITLGTELAERQGNGQQAMSLAILRVIRLVRVFRIFKLSRHSKGLQILGQTLKASMRELGLLIFFLFIGVILFSSAVYFAEADDPESGFNSIPDAFWWAVVTMTTVGYGDMHPVTIGGKIVGSLCAIAGVLTIALPVPVIVSNFNYFYHRETEGEEQAQYLHVGSCQPLADTEELRKTRSSSSLSKSEYMVIEEHGINSTFKQQPNFPTTAQNNSQNCVNINKKIFTDV